From a region of the Enterobacter sp. JBIWA008 genome:
- the fadJ gene encoding fatty acid oxidation complex subunit alpha FadJ, whose amino-acid sequence MDMPSAFNLTVRLDNVAVITIDVPDEKMNTLKAEFGVQVRAMLKQIRDNKAIRGLVFISAKPDNFIAGADINMIARAQSAQEAEELARQGQQVMAEINGLPIPVIAAIHGACLGGGLELALACHSRICTDDAKTILGLPEVQLGLLPGSGGTQRLPRLVGVSTALEMILTGKQLRARQALKAGLVDDVVPQSILLEAAVELALKGRQAKRPLPVRERVLAGPLGRTLLFSMVGKKTEQKTKGNYPAAKRILEVIETGLSQGSSSGYAAEAKAFGELAMTPQSQALRSIFFASTDVKKDPGSEAEPAPLRAVGVLGGGLMGGGIAFVTASKGKLPVRIKDINPKGINHALQYSWQNLDQKVKRRHIKASERDKTLAMISGTTDYSGFAHRDLVIEAVFEDLALKQQMVAEVEQHCAPHTIFASNTSSLPIGDIAAKAARPEQVIGLHFFSPVEKMPLVEVIPHATTSPQTIATVVKLAKKQRKTPIVVADKAGFYVNRILAPYINEAMRLLTEGEKIEHVDEALVKFGFPVGPIQLLDEVGIDTGTKIIPVLEATYGDRFSPPANIVSAILKDDRKGRKNERGFYLYGAKGRKSKKQVDPSVYRLISTTGQGKLSAVQCAERCVMMMLNEAARCFGEQVIKSARDGDIGAVFGIGFPPFLGGPFRYMDTLGTGEVVAILQRLASQYGPRFTPCDELLQMAERGQTFWPARETVLVS is encoded by the coding sequence ATGGATATGCCATCTGCATTTAATCTGACGGTTCGCCTCGATAACGTGGCCGTTATCACTATTGATGTGCCTGATGAAAAGATGAATACCCTGAAGGCCGAATTTGGTGTTCAGGTGCGCGCGATGCTAAAGCAGATCCGCGACAACAAAGCGATTCGTGGTCTGGTCTTTATCTCAGCCAAGCCGGATAACTTTATCGCCGGGGCCGATATCAACATGATTGCCCGGGCGCAAAGTGCTCAGGAAGCCGAAGAGCTGGCGCGTCAGGGCCAGCAGGTAATGGCGGAAATCAACGGCCTGCCGATCCCGGTCATCGCTGCGATTCACGGTGCCTGTCTGGGCGGTGGGCTTGAGCTGGCGCTGGCCTGTCACAGCCGGATTTGTACTGACGATGCGAAAACCATTCTGGGTCTGCCGGAAGTGCAGCTTGGCCTGCTGCCTGGCTCCGGTGGAACGCAACGACTGCCGCGCCTGGTGGGCGTCAGCACGGCGCTGGAGATGATCTTAACCGGTAAACAGCTGCGTGCCCGTCAGGCGCTGAAAGCCGGTCTGGTCGATGACGTCGTGCCGCAGTCCATTTTGCTGGAGGCCGCCGTTGAGCTTGCGCTGAAAGGTCGTCAGGCAAAACGTCCTCTGCCGGTACGTGAGCGCGTGCTGGCCGGCCCGCTGGGGAGAACGCTCCTGTTCAGCATGGTGGGCAAAAAGACCGAACAAAAAACCAAAGGCAATTACCCGGCGGCAAAGCGGATCCTGGAAGTGATCGAGACCGGGCTGTCGCAGGGAAGCAGCAGCGGCTATGCCGCGGAGGCAAAAGCCTTTGGCGAACTGGCGATGACGCCGCAGTCGCAGGCGCTGCGCAGCATCTTCTTCGCCAGCACGGACGTGAAAAAAGATCCCGGCAGCGAGGCTGAGCCTGCGCCGCTGCGTGCCGTTGGCGTACTGGGTGGGGGACTCATGGGCGGCGGTATCGCTTTTGTTACCGCCAGCAAAGGCAAATTGCCTGTGCGAATCAAAGACATTAACCCTAAGGGGATCAACCACGCGCTGCAGTACAGCTGGCAGAACCTTGATCAAAAGGTCAAACGCCGCCATATCAAGGCAAGCGAGCGTGATAAAACCCTGGCGATGATCTCCGGTACGACGGATTACAGCGGTTTTGCGCACCGCGATCTGGTGATTGAAGCCGTGTTTGAAGATCTGGCGCTTAAGCAGCAGATGGTGGCAGAAGTTGAGCAACATTGTGCCCCGCATACCATTTTTGCCTCCAATACGTCGTCATTACCGATTGGCGATATTGCGGCGAAAGCCGCGCGCCCGGAGCAGGTGATAGGACTGCACTTCTTTAGCCCGGTCGAAAAAATGCCGCTGGTAGAGGTGATCCCTCACGCCACGACCAGCCCGCAAACTATCGCTACCGTGGTGAAGCTGGCGAAAAAGCAGCGCAAAACCCCTATTGTGGTAGCGGACAAAGCAGGTTTCTACGTTAACCGCATTCTGGCTCCCTACATTAATGAAGCAATGCGGTTGCTGACGGAAGGTGAGAAAATCGAGCACGTCGACGAGGCATTGGTAAAGTTTGGTTTCCCCGTTGGGCCAATCCAACTTTTGGATGAGGTGGGAATAGATACCGGCACTAAAATTATACCAGTGCTGGAAGCTACCTATGGCGATCGTTTTAGCCCACCTGCAAACATTGTTTCTGCGATTTTGAAGGACGATCGCAAAGGCAGAAAAAATGAACGCGGTTTCTATCTTTACGGCGCGAAAGGGCGTAAAAGCAAGAAACAGGTCGACCCTTCGGTTTATAGGCTTATTTCGACCACCGGTCAGGGAAAACTGTCCGCCGTTCAGTGTGCTGAGCGCTGCGTGATGATGATGCTCAATGAAGCGGCGCGCTGCTTTGGTGAACAGGTGATCAAGAGCGCACGTGATGGTGACATCGGCGCGGTATTTGGCATTGGTTTCCCGCCGTTCCTTGGCGGCCCGTTCCGTTACATGGATACGCTCGGCACGGGTGAAGTGGTTGCTATCCTGCAACGTCTGGCTTCGCAGTATGGTCCACGGTTTACACCGTGTGACGAATTATTGCAGATGGCGGAACGCGGCCAGACATTTTGGCCTGCAAGGGAAACTGTACTTGTAAGCTGA
- a CDS encoding sulfite exporter TauE/SafE family protein — MDNFVDLFMVSPLLLVVLFFVAMLAGFIDALAGGGGLLTVPALLAAGMSPAQALATNKLQACGGSLSASLYFIRRKVVSLADQKLNILMTFIGSTSGALLVQHVQSDILRQILPILVICIGLYFLLMPKLGEEDRQRRLHGLPFALIAGGCVGFYDGFFGPGAGSFYALAFVTLAGFNLAKSTAHAKVLNATSNVGGLLLFIIGGKVIWATGFVMMAGQFLGARAGSRLVLSKGQKLIRPMIVIVSAVMSAKLLYDSHGQEILTWLGMH, encoded by the coding sequence ATGGATAATTTCGTCGATCTGTTTATGGTGTCACCGCTGCTGCTGGTGGTGCTGTTCTTTGTGGCCATGCTGGCCGGTTTTATCGACGCGCTCGCGGGCGGCGGCGGGTTGTTAACCGTGCCCGCGCTGCTGGCGGCGGGCATGAGCCCGGCGCAGGCGCTTGCCACCAATAAGCTTCAGGCCTGCGGCGGTTCGCTCTCGGCGTCGCTCTATTTTATTCGCCGCAAGGTGGTGAGCCTTGCCGACCAGAAGCTCAATATTCTGATGACCTTTATCGGCTCTACGTCGGGTGCGCTGCTGGTTCAGCACGTACAGTCCGATATTTTGCGCCAGATCCTGCCGATTCTGGTCATCTGCATCGGGCTTTACTTCCTGCTGATGCCAAAGCTCGGTGAAGAAGACCGCCAGCGTCGTCTGCACGGCCTGCCGTTTGCACTGATTGCCGGGGGCTGTGTGGGTTTTTACGACGGTTTCTTCGGCCCGGGGGCCGGTTCATTTTATGCGCTGGCCTTCGTGACGCTGGCCGGGTTTAACCTCGCCAAATCCACCGCCCATGCCAAAGTGCTCAACGCGACCTCAAACGTCGGCGGCCTGCTGCTGTTTATCATCGGCGGTAAGGTCATCTGGGCAACCGGATTTGTGATGATGGCAGGGCAGTTCCTGGGCGCGCGCGCGGGCTCGCGTCTGGTGTTAAGCAAAGGACAAAAACTTATTCGCCCGATGATCGTTATCGTCTCGGCCGTAATGAGCGCCAAACTTCTTTATGACAGCCATGGACAGGAGATCCTCACCTGGTTGGGGATGCACTAA
- a CDS encoding YfcZ/YiiS family protein, with product MSKCSADETPVCCCMDVGTIMDNTDCTASYSRVFTNRAEAEETLTALSKRARDVESDPCEIKSTFTEVEGGVKLDIDFVFACEAETLIFQLGLR from the coding sequence ATGAGTAAATGCAGTGCTGATGAAACCCCGGTTTGCTGCTGTATGGATGTTGGGACCATCATGGACAACACCGATTGCACCGCCTCTTACAGCCGTGTATTCACCAACCGTGCCGAAGCGGAAGAGACCCTGACCGCGCTGAGCAAGCGTGCGCGTGACGTTGAATCCGATCCGTGTGAAATCAAGTCTACCTTTACCGAAGTGGAAGGCGGCGTGAAGCTGGACATCGACTTTGTCTTCGCCTGCGAAGCAGAAACGCTGATTTTCCAGCTGGGCCTGCGTTAA
- the fadI gene encoding acetyl-CoA C-acyltransferase FadI, with amino-acid sequence MSQALPLITRQGDRIAIVSGLRTPFARQATAFHGIPAVDLGKMVVGEMLARSEIPPEVIEQLVFGQVVQMPEAPNIAREIVLGTGMNVHTDAYSVSRACATSFQAVANVAESLMAGTIRAGIAGGADSSSVLPIGVSKKLARILVDANKARTMGQKLKLFSRLRLRDLMPVPPAVAEYSTGLRMGDTAEQMAKTYGITREQQDALAHRSHQLAAKAWSEGKLADEVMTAYIPPYREPLAEDNNIRGTSTLADYAKLRPAFDRKHGTVTAANSTPLTDGAAAVILMTESRAKELGITPLGYLRSYAFTAIDVWQDMLLGPAWSTPLALERAGLTLADLTLIDMHEAFAAQTLANVQLLASERFARDVLGRAHATGEVDQSKFNVLGGSIAYGHPFAATGARMITQTLHELRRRGGGFGLVTACAAGGLGAAMVLEAE; translated from the coding sequence ATGAGTCAGGCATTACCGCTTATTACCCGTCAGGGCGATCGCATTGCCATAGTCAGTGGATTGCGCACGCCATTTGCGCGTCAGGCAACGGCGTTTCATGGCATACCGGCCGTCGACCTGGGGAAAATGGTAGTGGGGGAGATGCTGGCTCGCAGCGAAATTCCGCCTGAGGTCATCGAGCAGCTGGTATTCGGCCAGGTTGTGCAGATGCCTGAAGCCCCCAATATTGCGCGTGAAATCGTACTCGGTACCGGGATGAACGTACATACCGATGCCTACAGCGTCAGCCGCGCCTGCGCAACCAGTTTCCAGGCCGTGGCTAACGTCGCCGAAAGCCTGATGGCGGGCACGATTCGCGCCGGGATTGCGGGTGGGGCGGACTCCTCTTCAGTGCTGCCGATTGGGGTCAGTAAAAAGCTGGCGCGCATCCTGGTGGATGCCAATAAAGCCCGAACGATGGGTCAGAAACTCAAGCTCTTCTCGCGTTTACGCCTGCGCGACCTCATGCCCGTGCCACCTGCCGTCGCGGAGTACTCCACCGGCCTGCGCATGGGCGATACCGCCGAGCAGATGGCAAAAACCTACGGCATCACCCGCGAACAGCAGGATGCCCTGGCGCATCGTTCACATCAGCTTGCGGCAAAAGCCTGGTCGGAAGGCAAGCTGGCCGACGAGGTCATGACGGCTTATATCCCGCCTTACCGTGAACCGCTCGCGGAAGATAACAATATTCGCGGCACCTCGACGCTGGCGGATTACGCAAAGCTGCGCCCTGCGTTTGACCGCAAGCATGGCACGGTGACGGCGGCGAACAGTACGCCGCTGACCGATGGCGCCGCCGCCGTGATCCTGATGACCGAATCTCGCGCGAAGGAGCTGGGCATCACTCCCCTGGGCTATTTACGCAGCTATGCCTTCACCGCCATTGATGTCTGGCAGGACATGCTGTTAGGTCCCGCGTGGTCCACGCCGCTGGCGCTGGAGCGCGCGGGGCTGACGTTGGCTGATTTAACCCTCATTGATATGCACGAAGCGTTTGCCGCGCAAACCCTGGCAAACGTTCAGCTGCTGGCAAGCGAGCGTTTCGCGCGGGATGTTCTGGGCCGCGCCCACGCCACAGGCGAAGTGGATCAGAGTAAATTCAACGTGCTGGGCGGCTCTATCGCCTACGGTCATCCGTTTGCCGCCACAGGGGCGAGGATGATCACGCAAACATTACATGAACTCCGTCGCCGTGGCGGCGGGTTTGGCCTTGTAACCGCCTGTGCGGCGGGTGGCCTTGGCGCAGCAATGGTTCTGGAGGCTGAATAA
- the mepA gene encoding penicillin-insensitive murein endopeptidase gives MKKTAIALLALLASGASLAATPWQKITHPVAGSAQSIGAFSNGCIVGARELPLQSDTYQVMRTDQRRYFGHPDLVLFIQRLGNQVHNLGLGTMLIGDMGMPAGGRFNGGHASHQTGLDVDIFLQLPKTRWTSAQLLKPQALDLVASDGKRVVPSLWTRDVSSMIKLAAEDNDVTRIFVNPAIKQQLCMDAGTDRDWLRKVRPWFQHRAHMHVRLRCPANSLECEDQPLPPPGDGCGAELQSWFEPAKPGTSKPEKKTPPPLPPSCQALLDEHVL, from the coding sequence ATGAAAAAAACCGCAATTGCTCTGCTGGCGCTGCTTGCCAGTGGAGCCAGTCTGGCCGCGACGCCATGGCAAAAAATCACCCATCCGGTGGCGGGGAGCGCGCAGTCCATTGGCGCCTTTTCAAACGGCTGTATCGTCGGTGCCCGGGAGCTTCCTCTCCAGTCTGATACCTATCAGGTGATGCGCACCGATCAGAGACGTTATTTCGGCCATCCGGATCTGGTGCTGTTCATCCAGCGTCTGGGAAATCAGGTGCATAACCTGGGGCTGGGCACGATGCTGATTGGCGATATGGGGATGCCTGCTGGCGGTCGCTTTAACGGTGGGCACGCCAGTCACCAGACCGGACTGGATGTCGATATCTTCCTGCAGCTGCCGAAAACGCGCTGGACCTCCGCCCAACTGCTGAAACCGCAGGCGCTGGATCTGGTGGCGAGTGACGGTAAGCGCGTTGTACCGTCCCTGTGGACGCGTGACGTTTCCAGCATGATCAAGCTGGCAGCGGAAGATAACGACGTTACGCGGATTTTCGTTAACCCGGCTATCAAGCAGCAGCTCTGCATGGATGCCGGAACCGATCGCGACTGGCTGCGCAAAGTGCGCCCGTGGTTCCAGCATCGTGCGCACATGCACGTTCGTCTGCGCTGCCCGGCGAATAGCCTGGAATGTGAAGATCAGCCGCTACCACCGCCAGGCGATGGCTGCGGTGCGGAACTGCAAAGCTGGTTTGAGCCGGCAAAACCTGGAACCTCTAAGCCTGAGAAGAAGACACCGCCTCCGTTGCCGCCTTCCTGCCAGGCGCTACTGGATGAGCATGTACTTTAA
- the aroC gene encoding chorismate synthase, with amino-acid sequence MAGNSIGQLFRVTTFGESHGLALGCIVDGVPPGIELTEADLQHDLDRRRPGTSRYTTQRREPDQVKILSGVFEGRTTGTSIGLLIENTDQRSQDYGAIKDVFRPGHADYTYEQKYGFRDYRGGGRSSARETAMRVAAGAIAKKYLQQKFGIVIRGCLTQMGDIPLAIKDWDQVEQNPFFCADADKLEALDELMRGLKKEGDSIGAKVTVVADGVPAGWGEPVFDRLDADIAHALMSINAVKGVEIGDGFDVVQLRGSQNRDEITKAGFQSNHAGGILGGISSGQQIVANIALKPTSSITVPGHTINRDGEEVEMITKGRHDPCVGIRAVPIAEAMLAIVLMDHFLRQRAQNADVTTTIPRW; translated from the coding sequence ATGGCAGGAAACAGTATTGGACAGTTATTCCGCGTGACCACCTTTGGCGAGTCGCACGGGCTGGCGCTGGGCTGTATCGTTGATGGCGTACCGCCAGGCATCGAACTGACCGAAGCCGATTTACAGCACGACCTCGACCGTCGTCGCCCGGGCACCTCTCGCTACACCACGCAGCGTCGCGAGCCGGACCAGGTAAAAATTCTCTCCGGCGTCTTTGAAGGCCGCACCACCGGGACCAGCATTGGTCTGCTGATCGAAAACACCGATCAGCGCTCCCAGGACTACGGCGCCATCAAAGACGTCTTCCGTCCGGGTCACGCCGACTACACCTACGAACAAAAATACGGCTTCCGCGACTATCGCGGCGGCGGGCGTTCTTCCGCGCGTGAAACCGCGATGCGCGTGGCGGCAGGGGCGATCGCAAAAAAATACCTGCAGCAGAAATTTGGCATCGTTATCCGCGGCTGTCTGACCCAGATGGGCGACATTCCGCTGGCGATCAAAGACTGGGATCAGGTCGAGCAAAACCCGTTCTTCTGCGCCGACGCTGACAAGTTGGAGGCGCTGGACGAACTGATGCGCGGCCTGAAAAAAGAGGGCGACTCCATTGGGGCGAAAGTCACCGTGGTGGCCGACGGCGTCCCGGCCGGCTGGGGCGAGCCGGTATTTGACCGTCTCGACGCCGACATTGCCCACGCGCTGATGAGCATCAACGCGGTGAAGGGCGTAGAGATTGGCGACGGCTTTGACGTGGTTCAGCTTCGCGGCAGTCAGAACCGCGACGAAATCACGAAGGCGGGCTTCCAGAGCAACCATGCGGGCGGCATCCTGGGCGGTATCAGCAGCGGGCAGCAGATTGTTGCCAACATCGCGCTGAAGCCGACCTCCAGCATCACCGTTCCGGGCCACACGATTAACCGCGATGGCGAAGAAGTTGAGATGATCACCAAAGGACGTCACGATCCGTGCGTGGGGATCCGCGCGGTGCCGATCGCAGAAGCGATGCTGGCGATCGTGCTGATGGATCACTTCCTGCGCCAGCGCGCGCAGAATGCGGATGTGACGACCACCATTCCACGCTGGTAA
- the fadL gene encoding long-chain fatty acid transporter FadL — MSQKTLFNKTALAVAVALVSTSAWSAGFQLNEFSSSGLGRAYSGEGAIADDAGNASRNPALIMMFDRPTFSAGAIFVDPGVDISGRSPTGADLKSDNIAPTAWVPNMHFVAPINDQFGWGASVTSNYGLATEFNNDYAAGAFGGKTDLETLNLNLSGAYRLDNHWSFGVGFDAVYAKAKIERYAGDLGKVVAGSGALPPALAQRVAGIPADTQIAYLKGDEWGFGWNAGILYELDKNNRYGLTYRSEVKIDFDGDYKSSLPSAYNQILGNFGLPMGTNGQTTGGSLSLHLPEMWELSGYNKVAPQWAVHYSLTYTSWSQFQELKATNSNGDTLFYKDESFRDAYRIALGTTYYMDDNWTFRTGIAFDDSPVPADKRSISIPDQDRFWLSAGATYAFNKDASIDAGISYMHGQKVNFKEGPYEFSSEGKAWLYGMNFNYAF; from the coding sequence ATGAGCCAGAAAACCCTGTTCAACAAGACTGCGCTGGCAGTCGCAGTGGCACTCGTCTCCACTTCCGCCTGGTCAGCGGGCTTTCAGTTAAACGAATTTTCTTCCTCTGGCCTTGGCCGTGCGTATTCCGGGGAAGGCGCTATTGCTGATGATGCGGGTAACGCGAGTCGTAACCCCGCGTTGATCATGATGTTTGATCGTCCGACATTCTCTGCCGGTGCAATTTTTGTCGATCCAGGTGTCGATATCTCGGGCCGTTCTCCGACAGGTGCCGATCTGAAATCGGATAACATTGCCCCAACGGCATGGGTTCCAAACATGCACTTCGTGGCGCCGATTAACGACCAGTTCGGCTGGGGCGCATCCGTGACCTCTAATTACGGTTTAGCAACCGAGTTCAATAACGACTATGCAGCTGGAGCGTTTGGCGGTAAAACCGACCTGGAAACCCTGAATCTGAACCTGAGCGGTGCTTACCGTCTGGATAATCACTGGAGTTTCGGCGTTGGCTTTGACGCTGTGTATGCAAAAGCCAAGATCGAACGTTACGCGGGCGACCTGGGCAAAGTCGTCGCTGGCTCAGGCGCACTTCCACCAGCCCTGGCACAGCGTGTGGCTGGTATCCCAGCAGATACTCAGATCGCTTATCTGAAGGGCGATGAGTGGGGCTTTGGCTGGAACGCCGGTATCCTTTATGAACTCGATAAAAACAACCGTTACGGCTTAACCTACCGTTCAGAAGTAAAAATCGATTTTGATGGAGATTACAAAAGCAGCCTCCCTTCTGCTTATAACCAGATCCTCGGCAACTTCGGTCTGCCAATGGGAACCAATGGCCAAACCACTGGCGGCTCTCTGAGCCTGCACTTACCAGAAATGTGGGAATTGTCAGGTTATAACAAAGTGGCGCCACAGTGGGCAGTTCACTATAGCCTGACCTACACCAGCTGGAGTCAGTTCCAGGAGCTGAAGGCGACCAATAGCAACGGCGACACGCTCTTCTATAAAGATGAGAGCTTCCGCGATGCTTACCGCATCGCGCTGGGGACAACCTACTATATGGATGACAACTGGACATTCCGCACCGGTATTGCCTTCGATGATAGTCCGGTACCAGCAGACAAACGCTCTATCTCGATTCCGGATCAGGACCGCTTCTGGCTGAGCGCAGGTGCGACCTATGCATTCAACAAAGATGCCTCTATTGATGCGGGCATCTCTTATATGCACGGTCAAAAAGTTAACTTCAAGGAAGGTCCGTATGAGTTCTCTTCCGAAGGTAAAGCCTGGCTGTACGGCATGAACTTCAACTACGCGTTCTAA
- the prmB gene encoding 50S ribosomal protein L3 N(5)-glutamine methyltransferase, translating to MDKIFVDEAVNELHTIQDMLRWSVSRFSAANIWYGHGTDNPWDEAVQLVLPSLYLPLDIPEDMRTARLTSSEKHRIVERVIRRVNERIPVAYLTNKAWFCGHEFYVDERVLVPRSPIGELINNHFEGLIKHQPQHILDMCTGSGCIAIACAYAFPEAEVDAVDISTDALAVTEHNIEEHGLIHHVTPIRSDLFRDLPTLQYDLIVTNPPYVDAEDMSDLPNEYRHEPELGLASGSDGLKLTRRILACAPDYLTDDGVLICEVGNSMVHLIEQYPDVPFTWLEFDNGGDGVFMLTKAQLLDAREHFSIYKD from the coding sequence GTGGATAAAATATTTGTCGATGAAGCAGTAAACGAGCTGCATACCATACAGGACATGTTGCGCTGGTCGGTTAGCCGCTTCAGCGCCGCCAATATCTGGTACGGTCACGGTACCGATAACCCGTGGGATGAAGCGGTGCAGCTGGTGCTCCCGTCTCTCTACCTGCCGCTGGATATTCCTGAAGACATGCGCACCGCGCGCCTGACCTCCAGCGAAAAACACCGCATCGTTGAGCGCGTGATCCGCCGCGTAAACGAACGCATTCCGGTCGCCTACCTGACCAACAAAGCCTGGTTCTGCGGCCACGAGTTCTATGTCGATGAACGCGTGCTGGTGCCGCGCTCGCCGATTGGCGAGCTGATCAACAACCATTTCGAAGGCCTGATTAAACATCAGCCGCAGCACATTCTGGATATGTGTACCGGCAGCGGCTGTATCGCCATCGCCTGCGCGTATGCCTTCCCGGAAGCGGAAGTGGACGCCGTCGATATCTCCACCGACGCGCTGGCCGTGACCGAGCACAACATTGAAGAGCACGGCCTGATCCATCACGTCACGCCAATTCGCTCTGACCTGTTCCGCGATCTGCCGACGCTGCAGTACGATCTGATCGTCACCAACCCGCCGTACGTCGATGCGGAAGACATGTCCGATCTGCCGAACGAATATCGTCATGAGCCGGAGCTGGGTCTGGCATCAGGCTCTGACGGCCTGAAGCTGACCCGCCGTATTCTGGCCTGCGCGCCGGATTATCTGACCGACGACGGCGTTCTGATTTGTGAAGTGGGCAACAGCATGGTACATCTGATAGAGCAGTACCCGGATGTGCCGTTCACCTGGCTTGAGTTCGACAACGGCGGTGACGGCGTCTTTATGCTGACCAAAGCGCAGCTGCTCGACGCGCGCGAACACTTCAGCATCTATAAAGATTAA
- a CDS encoding elongation factor P hydroxylase, whose protein sequence is MNSTHKYEQLIEIFDGCFADDFNTRLIKGDDEPIYLPADAEVPYNRIVFAHGFYASGLHEISHWCIAGKARRELVDFGYWYCPDGRDAATQGQFEDVEVKPQALEWLFCVAAGFPFNVSCDNLEGDFEPDRIVFQRRVHAQVMEYLEKGIPERPARLIEALQNYYHTPAIAAECFPWPEDL, encoded by the coding sequence ATGAACAGTACGCATAAATACGAACAGCTGATTGAGATTTTCGACGGCTGTTTTGCTGACGATTTTAATACCCGTCTGATTAAAGGCGACGACGAACCGATCTATCTTCCTGCTGATGCAGAGGTTCCGTATAACCGCATCGTCTTTGCCCACGGCTTTTACGCCAGCGGCTTGCACGAGATTTCGCACTGGTGCATTGCGGGGAAAGCGCGGCGCGAACTGGTGGACTTCGGTTACTGGTACTGCCCGGACGGACGTGATGCCGCTACGCAGGGCCAGTTTGAAGATGTGGAAGTGAAGCCGCAGGCACTGGAATGGCTATTCTGCGTCGCGGCGGGTTTCCCGTTCAACGTCAGCTGTGACAACCTCGAAGGCGACTTCGAGCCAGACCGTATCGTCTTCCAGCGCCGCGTGCATGCGCAGGTGATGGAATATCTTGAGAAAGGCATCCCGGAACGTCCGGCACGCCTGATTGAGGCCTTACAGAATTATTACCACACGCCGGCGATCGCGGCGGAATGCTTCCCTTGGCCGGAAGATCTTTAA
- the smrB gene encoding endonuclease SmrB, which yields MKKKTSLSEEDQALFRQLMTGTRKITQDTIVHRPQRKKISEVPVKRLLQEQADNSHYFSDEFQPLLNTQGAVKYVREDVSHFELKKLRRGDYSPELFLDLHGLTQMQAKQELGALIAACRREHVFCACVMHGHGKHILKQQTPLWLAQHPHVMAFHQAPKEYGGDAALLVLIEVEEWQPPELP from the coding sequence ATGAAAAAGAAAACATCGCTCAGCGAGGAGGATCAGGCGCTCTTCCGTCAGCTAATGACCGGGACGCGTAAAATCACGCAGGACACCATCGTCCATCGCCCTCAGCGTAAAAAAATCAGCGAAGTACCGGTCAAGCGTCTTCTGCAAGAGCAGGCCGATAACAGCCACTATTTTTCAGATGAATTTCAGCCGCTGCTCAATACGCAGGGGGCTGTGAAGTACGTACGCGAAGACGTCAGCCATTTCGAGCTGAAAAAATTACGCCGCGGAGATTATTCGCCCGAGCTGTTTCTCGATCTGCACGGTTTAACGCAAATGCAGGCCAAACAGGAGCTGGGGGCGTTGATCGCCGCCTGTCGCCGTGAACATGTTTTCTGCGCCTGCGTGATGCACGGCCACGGTAAACATATCCTTAAGCAACAAACGCCGCTGTGGCTGGCTCAGCATCCACACGTGATGGCTTTTCATCAGGCACCGAAAGAATATGGCGGAGATGCCGCATTGCTGGTGTTAATTGAAGTGGAAGAGTGGCAGCCGCCAGAGTTGCCCTGA
- the sixA gene encoding phosphohistidine phosphatase SixA, with product MQVFIMRHGDAALDAASDSVRPLTVCGCDESRLMATWLNGQKVDIERVLVSPFLRAEQTLEVVGECMNLPTNVDVLPELTPCGDVGLVSAYLQALCNEGVASALVISHLPLVGYLVSELCPGETPPMFTTSAIANVSLDETGKGVFNWQMSPCNLKMAKAI from the coding sequence ATGCAAGTTTTTATCATGCGTCACGGCGACGCGGCACTCGATGCCGCCAGTGACTCGGTACGTCCTTTGACCGTCTGTGGCTGCGACGAATCTCGTCTGATGGCGACCTGGCTTAACGGTCAAAAAGTGGACATCGAACGCGTTCTGGTGAGTCCGTTCCTGCGTGCAGAACAGACGCTGGAGGTGGTAGGGGAGTGTATGAACCTGCCGACCAATGTGGATGTTCTCCCTGAACTTACCCCGTGTGGCGATGTAGGTCTTGTCAGCGCTTATCTACAGGCGCTATGCAATGAAGGTGTCGCTTCCGCGCTGGTCATTTCCCACCTGCCACTGGTCGGCTATCTGGTATCTGAGCTGTGCCCAGGCGAGACCCCTCCGATGTTCACGACATCCGCCATTGCTAATGTTTCTCTCGATGAAACGGGCAAAGGTGTCTTCAACTGGCAAATGAGTCCGTGCAACCTGAAGATGGCAAAAGCGATCTGA